The following nucleotide sequence is from Candidatus Chlamydia corallus.
CCGACGTTAATGTAATCGCGCTTATTGGAGAAAGGGGGCGCGAAGTACGTGAGTTTATTGAGGGGGATTTGGGAGAAGAAGGCATGAAACGTTCGGTAATCGTCGTTTCTACTTCTGACCAATCGTCGCAATTGCGACTTAATGCCGCCTATGTAGGAACTGCAATTGCAGAGTATTTCCGTGATCAAGGTAAAACCGTAGTACTAATGATGGATTCTGTCACTAGGTTTGCTCGTGCATTGCGCGAAGTGGGGTTAGCCGCTGGAGAGCCCCCTGCTAGAGCAGGATACACTCCATCGGTTTTTTCCACACTACCGCGTCTCTTGGAAAGATCGGGAGCGTCCGATAAGGGAACAATTACAGCATTTTATACGGTCTTAGTCGCAGGAGATGATATGAACGAACCTGTTGCCGACGAAGTGAAATCGATTTTGGATGGGCATATTGTTCTCTCCAATGCATTAGCTCAAGCATACCATTATCCTGCAATTGACGTACTTGCTTCCATTAGCCGACTACTTACGGCTATTGTTCCTGAGGAACAACGACGGATTATAGGTAAAGCAAGGGAAGTTTTAGCTAAATACAAAGCCAATGAGATGCTTATCCGTATTGGAGAATACCGACGGGGCTCTGATCGTGAGGTAGATTTTGCTATCGATCACATTGACAAATTGAATCGATTTTTAAAGCAAGATATCCACGAAAAGACAAATTATGAGGAAGCAGCACAGCAACTGCGCGCCATTTTCCGCTAAATAAAGAGTAGTACACTGTGGCCAAATATCCACTAGAGCCTGTTTTAGCGATTAAAAAGGATCGTGTAGATAGAGCAGAAAAAGTTGTTAAAGAAAAACGACGTCTTTTAGAAATAGAACAAGAGAAATTACGAGAGAAAGAAGCCGAACGCGATAAAGTTAAAAATCATTATATGCAAAAAATCCAACAACTCCGTGATTTGTTGGATGAGGGCACAACCAGCGACGCTGTTTTACAAATAAAGTCTTATATCAAAGTCGTCGCAGTGGAGCTCTCTGAAGAAGAAGAAAAGGTCAACAAACAGAAAGATGTTGTGCTCGCTGCTTCTAAAGAACTTGAAAAAGCAGAAGTAAATTTAGCTAAGCGTAGAAAAGAAGAAGAGAAAACGCGACTCCATAAAGAAGAGTGGATGAAAGAAGCTCTCAAAGAAGAAGCTCGCGCTGAAGAAAAAGAACAAGATGAAATGGGGCAGCTACTTTTTCAACTGCGCCAGAAAAAAAAACGTGAATCAGGGGGAAGCTAGTTCATGGAATTAAACAAAACAACAGAATCATTATATACCTCTAAAGCAGATACTCATACTGTGAACCAAAACTCTGCTCCTGAACCTAGAGATAATCGCGATGTAAAAGTATTTTCTTTGGAAGGGAAGCAAACACGGCAAGAAAAAGTTACTTCAAGTAAAGGAAATTCTCGCACAGAATCTAGAAAACTTGCTGATGAAGAGAAGCGTGTTAACGATGAGATTGCTGAAGTGGGATCTAAAGAAGAAGACCAAGAATCTCAAGAATTTTGCTCTGCTGAGAATGCTTTTGCTGGAATATCCCTTGTAGATATCGCAGCAGCTGGATCCTCAGAAGCTGTTGTAGAAGTTGCTCCTGTAGCTGTTGCTGGTATCGATATGCAGTGGATAGAAAATGTCATACTTTCTACTGTAGAATCTATGGTGATTTCCGAGATCAACGGTGAGCAACTTGTGGAATTAGTCTTGGACACTAATACCAATGTTCCTGAAGCCTTTGCTGGAGTAAATCTTACACTAGTACAATCTGGACAAGAGCTTTCTGTGCAGTTTTCAAGTTTTGTAGATGCTGTACAGATGGCAGAAGCTGCGGATCTCATTACGAGTAATCCTAGCCAACTGACTTCTTTAGTGAGTGCTTTGAAAAATCATCAACTCACATTAAAAGAATTTGCAGTTGGAAATCTTTTAGTACAACTTCCTAAACTCGAAGAAATACAAACTCCTTTACATATGATTGCATCTACAATTCGTCATAGAGAAGAAGATAAAGATCAAAGAGATCAGAATCAAAAACAACAACAAGACGATAAAGAGCAAAATCCTTATAAAATTGAAGAAGCACGTTTATAAAGGTAATTTATGGCAGTAGCAGCCGATCCTAGTGTCAGTTGGTTAAAATCTCGGAATAGTTTCTTAAATTCCCTAGGGAAGTCTGAGGAGCAGGTTGCTGCTCCTGAGTTTCCTAAGGAGCTCTGCCAACATAAAATTAAAGAGAAATTCCGGCTCGAAGATGCTCAGGTTTCTATAAAATTCCGGGGATCTATAAGTGCTGTAGAAGCCACTAAAGAATTTGGTGTGCACCTCTTAATACAACCTATGGTAGTCCAACCTTGGGAAAAAGATACTCTTTTGTTCCTGACATCCGAAGAAGACCTCCAGGAGCTCATGGTAGCAGTATTTGATGACGCCAGCCTTTCTTCATATTTCTATGAGAAGGATAAACTTCTCGGTTTTCATTATTATTTTGTAGCAGAAGCCTGTAAATTATTTGAAGAACTGCAGTGGGTTCCCTCTTTGTCTGCCAAAGTCGGGGGTGATGCCATGTTTACAGCTACAAGTTTGCAAGGCTCTTACCAAGTTGTAGATGTTTCTCTTCGCCTAGATGGGAAAAATGTTCGCTTTCGTCTCTTGTTGCCAGAGGAGACGTTCGAAAGTTGCCACAAGTTTTTCTCAGGTCTTCATGAGGAGTCCGATCTTCGTAATATAGATCAAACGCAACTGATCTCTCTTTCTGTAGAAGTGGGTTATTCTCAGCTCACTCAAGAAGAATGGCATCAAGTAGTCCCAGGATCATTTATCATGTTAGATAGTTGTCTTTACGATCCTGAAACAGAAGAAAGTGGCGCTTTACTCACAGTGCAAAAACATCAGTTTTTTGGCGGACGTTTTTTAAGCCTTTCCTCTGGAGAATTTAAGATCACGAGTTATCCTAACCTGACTCATGAAGACCCTCCTCTTCCTGAAAATCAACAAGCTCCTGCAGCCCCTCTTCCTGGATACAGTAAGCTCATAGTCGAAGTAGCAAGGTATTCCTTAGCTGTCGATGAGTTTATAAAATTAAATTTAGGTAGTGTGTTGAGCTTGGGAAATCATCCAGCATACGGTATCGATATTATTTTAGATGGCGCTAAGGTCGGCAGAGGCGAAATTATTGCTTTGGGAGATGTTCTAGGTATTCGCGTTCTAGAGGTATAAAGAAAGATTTGATTTATGGATTGTCCCAGTGATGTCTCTCTTCCTGAACCTCAGGTGATTGGTGGATATCATGTTAAAAAAATATTGAGTAAAAAATTAAGAAGCAGAGTTGTTCAAGGCCTACATCCTGAAACACGACATCCTACAGTCATAAAAGTTTTTTCTCCCCCTCCTTCCTTCAATAGTCGCTCTGTTCACAACTTTCTTAAGGAGGCACAGAGTCTCCATCAAATTACTCATCCTAACATTGTTAAGTTTTACCGCTATGGCAAATGGCAAGATTGCTTGTACATTGCTATGGAATATATAGAGGGGATCTCTTTAAGAGATTACATCCTTGCGCAATTTATCTCTTTACCCCAGGCCATAGATATCATCTTTGATATTGCCCAAGCTTTGGAACACCTCCATAGTCGCAATATCCTCCACAAAGATATCAAACCTGAAAATATTCTGATTACTCCCCAGGGTAAAATCAAATTAATAGATTTTGGACTTGCTGATTGGGATATAGCAATCCACGCTGCGCATCCTGCCATCACGGGAACGCCGTATTATATGAGCCCAGAACAACGCCAAGGAGAGTCCCATTCTCCTGCTTCAGATATTTATGCTTTAGGTTTATTAGCTTACGAGTTGATCTTGGGGCACCTTTCTTTAGGAAGAGTCTTTCTTTCGTTAGTTCCTGAAAGAATAAGCAAAATTTTATCCAAAGCATTGCAACCTTCTCCTAACAATCGCTATCGGTCTATTCGAGAGTTTATCCAGGATATACATCACTACCGTATGTCTGGAGAAATGCAAAAGGATATACGCATCAAAGATCACACCGCTACTCTCTATGAACAGCTCCAAGCACAACGATTCTGGTTAGCACCAGAATCGTTAAAGTTCCCAGATTTTATATCAGGTGTTCTCTATCATCAAGGATATCCCTTGTATCCTCATGCATATTGTGATACGTTGCTTGAAGGCGATGTTGTTAATCTATGGTTAGGTTATAGTCCTACAAGTAATGCAACTATAGCTTTGTCTGTTATAAAAAGTTTAGTTTGCCAACAAGATCTACAGCGGCCTCTTTTAGATAGAATATGCGAAATCAATGAATTCTTGATTCGCATGGAAATACCCATGGATGAGATGGGAATCTCTATATTCTGCCTTGAGATTTCGAAAGAAAATAAGGAACTCTCTTGGATAGCTTGTGGGAAAACCGTTTTCTGGATAAAAAGACAGGGAAGGGTTTTCCAAGACTTTGAGAGCTTTTCTCCAGGATTGGGGAAAATTACTTCTTTACAAATTCGAGAAACCAAGGTTGCATGGGAAATAGGTGATGAAGCTGTAGTGCGTACGCTGGAATTAGACGAGTCTTTTGCATCCTTAAAACAAACCCTATCACTCGCAGAGTTGCAAGATAG
It contains:
- the sctN gene encoding type III secretion system ATPase SctN: MDQLTTDFDTLMSQLGDVNLTTVVGRITEVVGMLIKAVVPNVRVGEVCLVKRSGMEPLVTEVVGFTQSFAFLSPLGELSGVSPSSEVIPTGLPLHIRAGNGLLGRVLNGLGEPIDIETKGPLQNVDQTFPIFRAPPDPLHRAKLRQILSTGVRCIDGMLTVARGQRIGIFAGAGVGKSSLLGMIARNAEEADVNVIALIGERGREVREFIEGDLGEEGMKRSVIVVSTSDQSSQLRLNAAYVGTAIAEYFRDQGKTVVLMMDSVTRFARALREVGLAAGEPPARAGYTPSVFSTLPRLLERSGASDKGTITAFYTVLVAGDDMNEPVADEVKSILDGHIVLSNALAQAYHYPAIDVLASISRLLTAIVPEEQRRIIGKAREVLAKYKANEMLIRIGEYRRGSDREVDFAIDHIDKLNRFLKQDIHEKTNYEEAAQQLRAIFR
- a CDS encoding type III secretion T3S chaperone: MAKYPLEPVLAIKKDRVDRAEKVVKEKRRLLEIEQEKLREKEAERDKVKNHYMQKIQQLRDLLDEGTTSDAVLQIKSYIKVVAVELSEEEEKVNKQKDVVLAASKELEKAEVNLAKRRKEEEKTRLHKEEWMKEALKEEARAEEKEQDEMGQLLFQLRQKKKRESGGS
- a CDS encoding DUF5421 family protein, whose product is MELNKTTESLYTSKADTHTVNQNSAPEPRDNRDVKVFSLEGKQTRQEKVTSSKGNSRTESRKLADEEKRVNDEIAEVGSKEEDQESQEFCSAENAFAGISLVDIAAAGSSEAVVEVAPVAVAGIDMQWIENVILSTVESMVISEINGEQLVELVLDTNTNVPEAFAGVNLTLVQSGQELSVQFSSFVDAVQMAEAADLITSNPSQLTSLVSALKNHQLTLKEFAVGNLLVQLPKLEEIQTPLHMIASTIRHREEDKDQRDQNQKQQQDDKEQNPYKIEEARL
- the sctQ gene encoding type III secretion system cytoplasmic ring protein SctQ; translation: MAVAADPSVSWLKSRNSFLNSLGKSEEQVAAPEFPKELCQHKIKEKFRLEDAQVSIKFRGSISAVEATKEFGVHLLIQPMVVQPWEKDTLLFLTSEEDLQELMVAVFDDASLSSYFYEKDKLLGFHYYFVAEACKLFEELQWVPSLSAKVGGDAMFTATSLQGSYQVVDVSLRLDGKNVRFRLLLPEETFESCHKFFSGLHEESDLRNIDQTQLISLSVEVGYSQLTQEEWHQVVPGSFIMLDSCLYDPETEESGALLTVQKHQFFGGRFLSLSSGEFKITSYPNLTHEDPPLPENQQAPAAPLPGYSKLIVEVARYSLAVDEFIKLNLGSVLSLGNHPAYGIDIILDGAKVGRGEIIALGDVLGIRVLEV
- a CDS encoding serine/threonine protein kinase — protein: MDCPSDVSLPEPQVIGGYHVKKILSKKLRSRVVQGLHPETRHPTVIKVFSPPPSFNSRSVHNFLKEAQSLHQITHPNIVKFYRYGKWQDCLYIAMEYIEGISLRDYILAQFISLPQAIDIIFDIAQALEHLHSRNILHKDIKPENILITPQGKIKLIDFGLADWDIAIHAAHPAITGTPYYMSPEQRQGESHSPASDIYALGLLAYELILGHLSLGRVFLSLVPERISKILSKALQPSPNNRYRSIREFIQDIHHYRMSGEMQKDIRIKDHTATLYEQLQAQRFWLAPESLKFPDFISGVLYHQGYPLYPHAYCDTLLEGDVVNLWLGYSPTSNATIALSVIKSLVCQQDLQRPLLDRICEINEFLIRMEIPMDEMGISIFCLEISKENKELSWIACGKTVFWIKRQGRVFQDFESFSPGLGKITSLQIRETKVAWEIGDEAVVRTLELDESFASLKQTLSLAELQDRRQKAIFCPIESIRGGIQGRVNESTSPSMLISLKRIR